From a region of the Laspinema palackyanum D2c genome:
- a CDS encoding pentapeptide repeat-containing protein, with amino-acid sequence MQPNNEGWIKIAEYISLAGSVAGLVAALVLGRLSYAAVVLFLSAWLNLVYRHRLHLITQQRLSNAITEVDQSIDEFQVAIANRVGELSEEISHLNENLLEKPEKEQMERLLSPILNLEQQLMVLDVALSRISKHLEPPIEELRDTLTATEGDLPEKATTAGSSRLPEEIAQLSEQISHLGEAIEKLEPRREGSEIVPVPPQMPMVPNAWGVPAAYSEPNPNLPVIEASPGSHTSAAAPNALPTWGNPYQKLDPETGSPLAFPANQALTLRGEAAIAYSGYPNPAIGSEPAANIDLRGAILIGCSLTQANFAGGDLQEANLSQADLRGADLREANLAGANLSGANLNEADLDGANLAGADLRGINLRNTLFRNVYLSGANLSGSDLSGLDLRALNLNSATLIETNLSQANLQQTQLMGANLAGANLAGANLESANLTHANLTNANLIGANFGEGETQAQLDGAILPDGSIYE; translated from the coding sequence ATGCAACCAAACAACGAGGGTTGGATTAAAATTGCTGAATATATTTCCCTGGCTGGATCAGTTGCGGGTTTGGTTGCTGCATTGGTTCTGGGAAGACTCAGTTATGCAGCAGTCGTCTTATTTCTCTCCGCATGGCTAAATTTAGTCTATCGCCACCGATTGCACCTGATCACGCAGCAACGACTCAGCAATGCCATCACGGAAGTGGATCAGAGTATAGATGAGTTTCAAGTGGCGATCGCCAATCGAGTTGGGGAACTCAGCGAAGAAATCTCCCACCTGAATGAGAACCTCCTGGAAAAACCTGAGAAGGAGCAGATGGAACGTTTGCTCTCACCCATCCTCAACCTAGAACAGCAGTTAATGGTATTGGATGTGGCGTTATCGCGCATTAGCAAGCATCTGGAACCTCCCATCGAGGAATTGCGCGATACCCTCACCGCCACGGAAGGGGACTTGCCAGAAAAAGCGACAACCGCAGGCAGCAGTCGCCTCCCCGAGGAGATTGCTCAACTCTCGGAACAGATTTCCCATCTCGGCGAGGCGATCGAGAAACTCGAACCCCGACGAGAAGGCAGCGAAATCGTCCCCGTCCCTCCTCAAATGCCGATGGTGCCGAATGCCTGGGGTGTCCCTGCCGCCTATAGCGAACCGAATCCGAACCTTCCCGTCATTGAGGCATCGCCGGGTTCCCATACCAGCGCCGCCGCACCCAACGCCTTACCCACTTGGGGAAATCCCTATCAGAAACTAGACCCTGAAACGGGCTCACCCCTGGCATTTCCAGCGAATCAAGCGCTAACACTCCGGGGAGAGGCAGCGATCGCCTATTCCGGCTATCCCAACCCGGCGATCGGCAGCGAACCCGCTGCCAACATCGACTTACGAGGAGCCATTCTCATCGGCTGTAGCCTCACCCAAGCCAATTTTGCCGGAGGGGACCTCCAAGAAGCCAACCTCAGTCAAGCCGACTTACGCGGTGCCGACTTACGGGAAGCTAACCTCGCCGGTGCCAACCTCAGCGGTGCCAACCTGAATGAAGCCGACTTAGACGGTGCCAATCTTGCCGGTGCCGACTTGCGCGGCATCAACCTCCGCAATACCCTGTTTAGAAATGTTTATCTCAGTGGCGCAAACCTCAGCGGATCAGACTTGAGTGGATTAGATTTAAGGGCGCTCAATCTCAACAGCGCCACCCTGATCGAAACCAACCTATCCCAGGCAAACTTACAGCAAACCCAATTAATGGGAGCCAACCTCGCCGGTGCTAATCTCGCCGGTGCCAACCTAGAATCGGCTAACCTCACTCATGCCAACCTCACCAACGCCAACCTCATCGGCGCTAACTTTGGGGAAGGAGAAACGCAAGCGCAACTCGATGGCGCAATCCTCCCCGATGGCAGTATTTATGAGTAG